AAAGGCGAAGCCGGAAGTTGTGATTGAGGGGGAGCGGACGGATGAACTCGAAGCATTTCATCTGTTCCAAAGTAAGTTAAGCATTTCAACGGACGGGCGACTTGCGTTTGTTACCAAGAGCGGAGAGAACGATGTGCTTCATGTTTACAACATCGAACAAAAAACAATTGAGCAGACGTTGAAGTTTGATAGTCTTGTCGTGCTTGGTTCGCCATCGTGGTCGCCGGACGGGAAGCGGATTGTATTTTCTTCGGTTGATAAATCGGGAAGCAGTGATTTGTACATCTGGGATAACGAGCAAGAAACGCTGACGCGATTGACGAAAGATTTCTACGACGATAAAGACCCTGCATGGTCGCCGGATGGAAATTGGATTGCGTTCAGTTCGGACAGAACTCCGTTCGGTAAACAGGGAAAATATAATTTGTTCCTCCTGAATTTGTCGAACAACGATATTGAATACCTGACGTACGGGAATGAAAGTTATTACTCGCCCTCGTGGTCGCCGGATGGGACGTTGTTGGTGTTTACGTCGGAACTTGGAGGGGCGAGGAATGTTTGGTGTGTTGACCTCACAGACCTCACCCCTGGCCCCTCTCCTGGGAGGAGTGGGGAACGAGAGATGAAGAAGTTGACACATTTTACAACGGCGGCGTTTGACCCTTCGTGGACAGATAGCGGATTGGTGTTTACCGCGTTTGAGAATTTCAGTTTTCAGATTCGTCATGTGAAGAATGTTCGTGCGTTGGTTGATTCATCGAAGACGGTGAAGAAGTTGGATATTGTTCCGCTCGAAAAACCGTGGTCGCCGAAAGCGATTGCCGCCGCTGACAGTATTGATGAATTGCAATACACCGGTGATTACAGTCTGGACATTGCCGGAAGTCAGATTTCTACCGACCCGGTATTCGGGACGGCGGGCGGCGCGTATCTGGCGCTCAGCGATTTGCTTGGGAACGAGCAATATTATTTCCTGCTCTATAATACTGCGCAAGCGACGGATGAAATTTTAGAAAGTTTTAACATTGCCATCTCTCGTATGTCGTTGCAGAAGCGGACGAGTTACTCGTACGGTGTGTATCGTTTCTCCGGCAGGCGGTACGATTTGCGTGACCCGGATTTGTATTTTTATGAGCGTGTGTTCGGCGGGTACTTTGCGTTGAGTTACCCGCTTTCGAAGTTCCGCCGGCTCGAATCCACGACAAGCGTGAGCAATTCGGAGAAGGAAGTGATTTACGGAGTTGAACAGCGGCGGGCGTTGTTTCTTTCGAACTCGATTTCGTTTGTGCATGATAACTCGTTGTGGGGACCGAGTGGTCCTTTAGATGGCAGTCGCTTCAACGTTACACTTGCCTACACGACGGACATTCAATACTCAAATGCAAATTACTACTCGGCAATATTCGATTACCGTCATTACTTCCGGCTGGCGCAACGCTCGGCATATGCAGTGCGGTTCTGGTTGTTTTTCAATGAAGGAAAAGAAGCGCGGCGGTTTTTCATGGGGGGAAGTTGGGATTTGCGCGGTTACCCGCGATGGAGTATCCGCGGCAAAAAACTCTGGCTTACGTCGCACGAGTTACGCTTTCCGTTTGTTGACCAACTTTCATTCCGGTTTCCGTTCGGTGGAGTCTCATTTGTCGGGTTGCGCGGCGCGCTCTTTTTTGATGCAGGCAATGCGTGGGATGAAAACTACAACCAAACACTCGGGAGTGTTGGCGGCGGCGTTCGACTGAACTTCGGCGGCGCGTTTGTGTTGCGGTATGATGTCGGCAAGCGAATCGTTGACGATTTCAAACGCATCGAGAGCGAAACCTTCCAACAGTTTTTCTTCGGATGGGACTTTTGAAATTTCGGATTTCGGATTGCCAATTTCGGATTTATATTGATGATTGCAGATTTATGATTTCTGATTTATGATTGCTGATTGTGATTGAATACTGAAATGGTTACACAAATTGATAAGATGAAAATACTCTCGCGTACCCGCGCTCGCCTGCACCCGCGCTGGATAGTTTCATCGAAGAAGATACGATTGATATTTTTACTTTTTATTTTTTACTTTTTACTTTTTCAGGGTTGTAATTATCTCCGATTGCCCGAAACACAGAAAGTAAGCGAGAGGAATTGGGCGCAGTACGGAGGGGTGAAAGAGCGGACGAATGTTTCTTCGTTTTCACTTACGCCGCCGCTTGAAGTGGCTTGGATGTATGATGCCGCCGCGGGATTCAGTGAGTACCCGGTTTCGGTTGCCGATAGTTTTGTGTTTCTCGGTACGCTTCAGGGGGAGTTGCATGTTATTCATCTGCGAACGGGGAAGTCGGTCGGCTCGGTGGATTTTGACAAAGCGCTTATCGGAACGCCTGTTGTTGATGGCGAGATGGTGTATATCGCGATTGCAAACACAGAAGAAAGTCTTCAGGCGTATGACCTTGTGAAAGGAAAAGTTGTGTGGAAAGCAAAACTCGGTGGCATCGAAACGTCACCATTGCTTATCAATAATAAACTGTATGTGACCACATTAAACGGTTACACATATTGCATTGAGAAAAACTCCGGTGCGGTTGTGTGGAAGTTCCTCCTTCCGTTGTTCGAGCGGTCGGCGTTCATTCATTCCTCGCCTGCAAGCGACGGGAACGTGCTTGTGTTCGGTTGCGATGACGGCTCAGTCTTTTGTCTTTCACTCGAAGATGGAAAATTATTGTGGCGGACGGAAACAGGGAAAAGTATTTTCGCTTCGCCATCAGTCAGCGATGGGAAAGTGTTTTTCGGTTCTCAGGATGAATTCTTCTACGCATTGAATATCAACGACGGAACGGTTGCATGGAAGCAACATCTTGGCGCGAAAATATTTTCCTCACAGGCGGTTGATGAAACGCGAATGTATGTTGGTACGAGCGGAGGAGAAATATTTTGCCTTGAGAAAACATCGGGCAAGATTGTTTGGAAGGAACGAGTTCAAAGCGCAATCAGTTGTGCACCGTTGGTTTCGGGAAAAGTTGTCTATGTCGGTTCGCTCGATAAAAATCTCTACGCTTTCGATGCAACAAACGGTACGCGGTTGTGGAATTACGTTGCTGAGGGACGAATCAAATCCATGCCGGTAATTTTTGGAGACTATTTGATATTGCCGCTCGATAACAGGATGGTGGTTGGATTGAAGTCGGAGGAACGATGAAGCAGTTTGTAGTTTTTGGCTGGCTGTTTTTCGTGTTGATGGTTCAAACATCAGCACAAGAAACAAGTTGGTTATCGGTAACAAACGATACAGGAACAATCAATGTGTATGTTGATTCTGTTTTGCTTGGTGAAACGCCGCTTGATTCTGTTTCGCTCATTTCAGGAACGCACGTGTTGAGATTTGTTCAGCCCGGAACAAGAAGTTGGTATCAGATTCCTGTTGTTGAAACGGTGAGCGTCGCGGGCGGTGAACATCTGAAACGAACCGTTGTTCAACCTCCTTCGCCGATATATCAGAGCAGGATGTTGATTCATCCACTTGAAAACGTTAACAGCGATTCCGGTTCGATTGTACCAAGACACGCGCTTGCGAACGGATTACCATCGAATAATTTGCCGCTGTATCTTACTTCATCTGCCGCAATAGTTTCCGGCGCGGTCGCGGCGTTTTTTAAAATCAAGGCAGACAATCTTTACGATGAATTTGAACGGACGGGGGACCAAAGCGCACTTGATAAGGTGAAAACGTATGACACGGTTTCGGGAATCGCGCTCGGTGTGTGTGAAATAAATCTTGGCTTGCTGACGTACTTTTTACTCTCAAAGTAGTTGGTAAGGTGGACTCCATCTGCAGATGGAGTCCACCTAAAAGATTACTCTTTCAACAACATCTCAATTTCCTGAACCATCTCTTCTACCATCTGCGGACCATCGAACCCGATTGATGTGTAGGCGATGTTTCCCTTCTTATCAATAATAAATTTTGTCGGGATGCCTTCCACTTCATAATGGTTGACAACCTCATTTTTATCGAACAGCACGGGGAAAGAATATTTATTTGTCCCCATAAACTTTTTCGCGTTTTCAATAATTGCCGAGTCTCCCTTGATGCGTTCCCATGTATTGAGCGCGAGAATCTTCACGTTTTCGTTCGACTGATATTTCTCATACACGTATTGCAAATACGGAAATGATTGCTTGCAGGGACCGCACCACGTCGCCCAGAAATC
This sequence is a window from Ignavibacteriota bacterium. Protein-coding genes within it:
- a CDS encoding PD40 domain-containing protein, giving the protein MRHTFIKLLLLICLVAEVATAQFFYFGRNKVQYTQFNWHVLKTDHFDIYYYPEMKELAERGAAFAEESYKALEQKFNHNVGNRIPLIFYSSHLHFQQTNTTPGFLPEGVGGFFEFMKGRVVIPFNGSLWDFRHVIRHELVHVFMHSKVTRVLADHRLPQDRLPPLWFTEGLAEFWSIPNFREDAQAEMVMRDAVVNNYVVPLDEMSRIFGSFLMYKEGQNILQFIAERYGDEKVLLLMENMWKATSFEEVFKMTLNKSYEEFDNDWTYWLKKTYYPLLALSDAPSAASKALVTEGFNAKPVFYQKGKRKEIYFIGNHSGYTSIYRVPFDSAKAKPEVVIEGERTDELEAFHLFQSKLSISTDGRLAFVTKSGENDVLHVYNIEQKTIEQTLKFDSLVVLGSPSWSPDGKRIVFSSVDKSGSSDLYIWDNEQETLTRLTKDFYDDKDPAWSPDGNWIAFSSDRTPFGKQGKYNLFLLNLSNNDIEYLTYGNESYYSPSWSPDGTLLVFTSELGGARNVWCVDLTDLTPGPSPGRSGEREMKKLTHFTTAAFDPSWTDSGLVFTAFENFSFQIRHVKNVRALVDSSKTVKKLDIVPLEKPWSPKAIAAADSIDELQYTGDYSLDIAGSQISTDPVFGTAGGAYLALSDLLGNEQYYFLLYNTAQATDEILESFNIAISRMSLQKRTSYSYGVYRFSGRRYDLRDPDLYFYERVFGGYFALSYPLSKFRRLESTTSVSNSEKEVIYGVEQRRALFLSNSISFVHDNSLWGPSGPLDGSRFNVTLAYTTDIQYSNANYYSAIFDYRHYFRLAQRSAYAVRFWLFFNEGKEARRFFMGGSWDLRGYPRWSIRGKKLWLTSHELRFPFVDQLSFRFPFGGVSFVGLRGALFFDAGNAWDENYNQTLGSVGGGVRLNFGGAFVLRYDVGKRIVDDFKRIESETFQQFFFGWDF
- a CDS encoding PQQ-binding-like beta-propeller repeat protein — encoded protein: MVTQIDKMKILSRTRARLHPRWIVSSKKIRLIFLLFIFYFLLFQGCNYLRLPETQKVSERNWAQYGGVKERTNVSSFSLTPPLEVAWMYDAAAGFSEYPVSVADSFVFLGTLQGELHVIHLRTGKSVGSVDFDKALIGTPVVDGEMVYIAIANTEESLQAYDLVKGKVVWKAKLGGIETSPLLINNKLYVTTLNGYTYCIEKNSGAVVWKFLLPLFERSAFIHSSPASDGNVLVFGCDDGSVFCLSLEDGKLLWRTETGKSIFASPSVSDGKVFFGSQDEFFYALNINDGTVAWKQHLGAKIFSSQAVDETRMYVGTSGGEIFCLEKTSGKIVWKERVQSAISCAPLVSGKVVYVGSLDKNLYAFDATNGTRLWNYVAEGRIKSMPVIFGDYLILPLDNRMVVGLKSEER
- a CDS encoding PEGA domain-containing protein yields the protein MKQFVVFGWLFFVLMVQTSAQETSWLSVTNDTGTINVYVDSVLLGETPLDSVSLISGTHVLRFVQPGTRSWYQIPVVETVSVAGGEHLKRTVVQPPSPIYQSRMLIHPLENVNSDSGSIVPRHALANGLPSNNLPLYLTSSAAIVSGAVAAFFKIKADNLYDEFERTGDQSALDKVKTYDTVSGIALGVCEINLGLLTYFLLSK